A region of the Chlamydia felis Fe/C-56 genome:
TAAGATGGTCGTCTACGACATTAGCGAAATGGTATGTTGGAAAACCGTCAGATTTGATCAATACCTGATCATCGACATCTGCCCAGGGGAAAACAACTCTACCCTTGCAGTAATCTTCGAGAACACATTCGCCAGTAAGAGGAACTTTTAACCGAATGGTATAGGGTTGCCCCTCTAGAGTACGTGCTTCTATCTCCTCCGGGGAAAGATAGCGGTATCTTCGATCGTATCCCCCGCGATACCCCAGAGTCGTGGCCACGGCTCGCATTTCCTCAAGTTCTTTGGGTGTAGCAAAGCACTTGTAAGCGTAATCCGTTTTTAACAGGAGCTCGGCATACTTTTTATAGATTTCGGTACGTTCTGACTGTCTGTAGGGACCGCAGGGGCCTCCTACATCGGGTCCTTCGTCCCACTGAATACCGCACCATTGAAGGGCGGAAAAAATATTCTTCTCGTAATCATCTCGGCTGCGTGTTCGATCCGTATCCTCGATTCTCAGGATCATCTTCCCTTTGAACCGTTTTGCAAAGATTTCGTTAAACAAAGCCATATAGGCTGTCCCTACATGGGGATCCCCTGTAGGCGACGGCGCGACTCTAACACGTACGTTTTCCCAAGCCATTCTTTTTTAATCCTAAGACGAAAGAGACTTGATACCTCGAACCTAGTTATTTCTTCAAGAGAAATCCTCTCTAAGAGTCTCCAAGCCACATTAGAAAAAAACCAAAAAAATAAAAACTCTGCACCTCTTATAAAGCTACAGAGTTTCTATGCAAGTTTACATACAGACCTAATCTATATGTATTCAAACAGAAAACAAAAATACGAGATCTTAGAAAGGCGAAAGAGGCAAAAACGGTAGCTAGGAGCGGAAGGAGGTAAGTATGAACTAATTGTTCTCAAACAAGAGGGTTCCAGAAGAAACAGTATCTTCTAGATTAGCTGTAGTAGATTCAACAACCTCAGTATCCTTCATTTTCTTTGCTGTTTGCTTGCTTAAATACTCTCTCTTATATCTTTCTATCTCTGATTGATTGACAACCCAAGCAGCGCCTTTGCGTTCTCCTCGCATAGTTCCTGTACGCGTAGCATAGTAAACTTTTTGCACCGGAATTCCTAAAATATCAGCCACTTGATTTACAGAATAGTATCCCTTTTCGTTATCAAAGAGCAGCTCTCCTTGATAAAGAGATTTCTTCCTCGAATAACGGTTACGTCTGTAGTCTTCCAAATCCTTAAGATCTATTTCCCATCGAGTTGTTTTAGAAGCCTTTAGTTTCTTTTGTTTGATCGCCACATAAATCGCTTGACGTGTCACATTGTGCAATTTTGCAGCTTGCGTGATAGAAACCATTTCGGTTCCCTCTTGTGCTTCCACTGGCTGTGCATCTTCTCTGTCGTCTAAATCGAAACAGCTTTCATGTTGTATGCATTCCATACGTTAGCAAACCTCCCCCCTCAACATATTCTAGAATTAAAACAACCTTAATAGTTAGTAGTTCTTCCTTAATTTTTAGAAATTTTTAAATAAGTATTTTCCTAAGAAAAGCTTTATTAATCAAGCTTTTTGTTAATACAAAGTTGATGTTTTTAGTTTAAATCTTAATAAAACTAAAACTCCCCATCATTTATTAATATTTCTTAACATTAAAAATGCAGACGAGAACAGTAAAACAAGTGCCTTCGAGCGTAAATCATTCTCCCCTAATGCTTTTAAGATTGGGAATGTTTTTAGGAAATGTTCATATTGAATCTTAATCTTCCTGATTCAACAGTCTTTACCTAGGCGTTTAGAAATACCTACCTATACCTCTCCGAACATGAAATAGACGGGCAAAAAACAGATTGTATTATCATAGCGTTCATTTTTCTCCGTTAAGCCGTCCATCTATTTAAATAATCTATTCAACTGTAATTAAAGTATTTTGAATCGTACTTTTATAGCCTCAGCCACTTTATACGAATAATTAATCACCTTAATTTTGAAAACAAATCTAAGGCAAAGACAACAGTGCCATAGAGGATCTTTTACGTAAAAGATTCTCTACCCAGGTAAATATACATGTTCGTTAGGTTAAAGTTGTTCCCCATTAACGGATGTTCCATTCGAGTCTCCCGTCTCAAAGTGATCCAAGATGTGTGCAACTATCTCTTGTACAGTTTCCTCTTGAAGAATTCCCTGGTGCACCAGGTTCTGCTCTCCTACCGGGATTTTCTTCCCAGGAAGATTAGAGGTATTAGAACTTAAAAACGGTGCCGCAAAACAATTATTCTTGCTGAATAAACCGTCTCCTATTAATCGTGAGTGGCCATCCACTCCGTGTATAAATAATTCTGGGCAAGTCAGGGAACGGCTTAATTTTTCCGAGTTTATCTCCCACCCCAACAATTTGATCGTTAGTTCACCTATTTTGCCCAACCACTGTGAGGCAACTGCTGAGACCGCCTTTGGTCCACGGTCTTTAATCACAAACCACCGTACGCCATCGCTACCATCTGTAATCTCTTCATTTAATCCCAACGCCTGTACGAGAGTTCCCAAAGAATATCCATAAGCAATAATTTGTTTTGCTTGCGGACCCTTAGGACAGTCTCGAAGATAACGCACACAAGCTTGGTAAGCTTTCCTTAGCGATTCGCGTGAGATAGGGCCTTTGCTATGCATAACCCCAGGATAGTTAAATACTAACACATTGGAGTCAGACTGCCTTGCAACATTGAGTATCCAATCATCACCGTGGCGAAGAATGGCCCTATTTTCAAAACATTCACTATTCCCTAGGGAAACGAGCATCCAGCGATCTTTTCTCGCTTTTGGGAATGTAATACTTAAAGTATCGATA
Encoded here:
- a CDS encoding helix-turn-helix domain-containing protein, which gives rise to MECIQHESCFDLDDREDAQPVEAQEGTEMVSITQAAKLHNVTRQAIYVAIKQKKLKASKTTRWEIDLKDLEDYRRNRYSRKKSLYQGELLFDNEKGYYSVNQVADILGIPVQKVYYATRTGTMRGERKGAAWVVNQSEIERYKREYLSKQTAKKMKDTEVVESTTANLEDTVSSGTLLFENN
- a CDS encoding CPn0927/CPn0928 family alpha/beta hydrolase fold protein, which codes for MFSVTQSSVTGNSLCTLKPHPEILMFSSKAALQAYERRTRYPVLYKLLDVIHSIIKLIIRIILFIPLGLLWVLGKICQNALLPAAGGAVSGRLCFVRKLLQEAFHARIKHWVDEGYASSVNRVPIQSDDLFIDTLSITFPKARKDRWMLVSLGNSECFENRAILRHGDDWILNVARQSDSNVLVFNYPGVMHSKGPISRESLRKAYQACVRYLRDCPKGPQAKQIIAYGYSLGTLVQALGLNEEITDGSDGVRWFVIKDRGPKAVSAVASQWLGKIGELTIKLLGWEINSEKLSRSLTCPELFIHGVDGHSRLIGDGLFSKNNCFAAPFLSSNTSNLPGKKIPVGEQNLVHQGILQEETVQEIVAHILDHFETGDSNGTSVNGEQL